The Couchioplanes caeruleus nucleotide sequence GCAGCGCCTTCTACACCGCGCTGTACCACTCGCTGCTGCACCCCAACGTCGCCGGCGACGTGGACGGCAGGTATGTCGGCTTCGACCGGCAGGTGCACACCGCGCAGGGCTACACGCCGTACCAGAACTTCTCGCTGTGGGACACGTACCGTCCGCAGAACCAGCTGCTGGAGATGCTCGCGCCGGACGTGGCGCGCGACGTCGCGCTGTCGGTCGTGGCCATCGGCCGCGACGGCGGCTGGCTGCCGCGCTGGGCGCTCGCCAACAGCGAGACCAACATCATGACCGGTGACCCGGTCACCCCGTTCCTGGTCGAGGCCTGGTCGAAGGGCCTGCTCGCCGGGCACGAGGAGGAGGCGTACGCGCTGCTGCGCAAGAACGCCACCGCGCAGCCGCCGGCCGAGTCGCCGTACAACGGGCGCACCGGGCAGGACTACTACGCCGACCGCGGCTACATCCCGTCCGGGCTGCAGCTCGGCAAGGACTGCGTGCACAAGGGCGGCGACAACGACTGCGTGCACCCCGCTTCCGCCACCCTCGAGTACGCGGCGGCCGACGCGGCCCTGGCCCTGATGGCGCAGGGGCTGGGCAAGTCGGACGACGCGGCGCTGTTCGCCGGGCGCGGGCAGTGGTACCGCAACCTGTGGGACTCCTCGATCAAGCAGTTCCGGCCGCGGACCGTCGACGGCACGTGGCTGACGCCGTACGACCCGGTCGCCGCGGACGAGCAGTTCCACGAGGGCGGCTCGTACCAGTACCAGTGGCTCGTGCCGCAGGACCCGGCCGGGCTCGTGCAGCTGATGGGCGGCCGGGCGGCCACCGAGAAGCGGCTCGACGACTTCTTCGTGTACGACAAGCTGCTCACCGACCCGGCCGGCACCGCGCGCGAGGACTGGATCGCCAGCCCGTACGACTACTACGCGAAGGCCACGTACAACCCGAACAACGAGCCCGACCTGCTCGCGCCGTACATGTACCACTGGGCGGGCGACCCGGCGAAGACCGCGACCGTCGTCCGGGCGGCGATGACGTTGTTCACCACCGGGCCGGACGGCATGACCGGCAACGACGACCTCGGCACGATGAGCTCCTGGTACGTCTTCTCCTCGCTGGGCCTCTACCCGACGATGAGCGGCGCCAACTTCCTCGCCGTGTCCAGCCCGCAGTTCCCCTCGGCGAAGGTCAAGGTCGGCGGCAACACCTTCACGATCACCGCACCGGGCGTCTCCGACGCGAACCGCTACATCCAGCGGGTCCGGCTGGACGGGCGCAACCTGGCCAAGAGCTGGGTCGACTGGTCCGACATCGCCCGCGGCGGCACCCTCGCCCACACGGTCGGCACCAGCCCGTCGGCGTGGGGCACCTCGGTCGCCGCCCAGCCGCCGTCGGTGAACAAGGCGCCGGCTGACGACCGTACCCATGTGGACGCGACGATCCGCCCGGCGAGCGCGGCCCTGCCCGCCGGCGCGGCCACCGCGCAGCGTGCGACCTTCGAGGTGGACGTGGTCGGCCAGGCTCCGCTCGCGATCGCCCCGCGGATCACCGCGACCGCCCCGGCCGGCTGGAAGGTGACCGTGTCGCCGCGGCTGCCCAAGGTGCTCGTCACCCGGCATCTGCCGATCGGCACGACCGCCACGGTCACCGTCGAGGCCCCGGCCGGGATCGCGGCCGGGGCGTACCCGGTCGAGGTCCAGGCCGGCGCGCCCGGCGCGAACACGGTGAAGCGCACGGCGACGGTCACCGCCTCGCAGCCCACCACCTGCGTCGCCGGCGGTGGGGCCTGCCGCATAGACCTCACCGCCCAGCGCAACCACGACGGCACGGCGACCGTCGCCGCCACGACCGAGGGCAACTTCGACGGCGGCGGCTGGAGCTACGACGCCGACCTGCTGCCCCCGGCCGGCCCGGTCACCTGGGACGGCGTGACCTACCAGGCGCCGGACCCGACCGGCACGGCGAAGAACTTCGTCAAGGCCCAGGGTCAGTCGCTGCTGCTGCCCACCGGCGACCACTCCGCGGTCAAGCTCGTCGCCACCACCCACAACGGCCCGGTGACGGCGGCCCTGACGATCGGCTACGCCGACGGGACCTCGGCCCCGGCGACGGTGACGATCGCCGACTGGTGCGGTTCGGCGGCGCCGGGCACCACCGCGGTGCTGGCGATGCCGCACCGGATCAAGGCCGGGCAGGGTGTCGACGGCCCGCCGGTCAGCCTGTTCGCGGCATCGCTGCCGATCGCCGAGGGCAAGCAGATCCGGTCGATCACGCTGCCGAACGACCCCAGGTTCCACGTGTACGCGCTGACGCTCGCCTGAGCGGGCGCCGGCGGTCGAGCCGGGGAGCGGGACCACCCACCGGTCCCGCTCCCCGGCGCCTCACGCGGCGACCAGCCGCAGCTTCAGGGTGTGCGAGACATCGTCGCTCAGGTTCCCCTCGAAGCCCAGCGCGATGCTGCCCTCGTCGGTGACGCCGAACGACATCTCGACCGTGCTCTCCGCCAGCTCGAACCGATCGTCGCCGGTCGCCGCGCTCCGGACCGCCCCCCGCCACCGGACCGGGTCACCACCGTGTGCAGGGTCAGCTCCACGCCGGCCACCCGCAGGTCCCGCCCCGGCTGTGCCTGCGACATCCCGGCCGCGACGATGACCTCCTTGACCGTGCCGATCACGTCCGCGACCGCGACGCCGTCCTCGATGACATCCATGGCCCCGCACTCCTCCTGCTCAGACCGCACGGCTGATCGTGGCGGCCGGGTCCCCGTACGCGGTGTACGCCAGCCAGGTGGGATCGCCCGGGTCCACGATCGCCTGCCGGGCCCGCAGCGATGCCGTGCCCAGGCCCGCGCCGGCCGTGAGCTCGCCGTAGAACGCCTCGGCGAAACCGGCGGCCCGGGCGCTGCCGACCGGCCAGAGCGTGCCGACGAACGCGCCCGCGCCGGCCAGCATGAACTGGCTCGCCCAGCCCATCATCCGGGTGTACTCCGGTGCCACGCCGGCGCTGCGGCAGGCGTTGACGAAGACCAGGGGACGCCGGTCCGCGAACCGCCGCCGCTGCACCGCGCTGTTGAGCATGAGCGGCACGAACGCGCCGCCCTCCATGGCGATCGCGGACCCGCCCTGCTGCAACGAGAAGGCGTTGTGGCAGGCGAAGTGCAGCAGCCCCACGTCCGGCCCGTCCAGCACCGCCATGAGGTCGTCCAGGTCCGTCACGTACGCCGGTTCTGCGCCGTCCGCGCCGCCGCCGAGGATGCGGTGCACCGCCACGGCCTCCTCGCGGGCGTTGGCCGGCGAGCGCCCGGGCACGATGTAGCGCGCGTGGCCGACGGACGACGTCTGTGCGGACAGCGTCCCGAACACCCGCCGCAGCACCGGGAACTGCTCGACGAGGAAGCCGTGGTCCTCGGTGCGGGTGAGCGGGTACAGCAGCTCCCAGGGCATCCTGTCGTCGGCGCAGGCGATCGTGAACGTGCCGATCTCCCCGCGCAGCTCCCAGAACGCGTCCTTGATCGGGCCGGGGACCATGTCCTGCCACAGGCCCACGCCGGTCTCCTGCACCCAGCGCCGCGCGGCGGCGGGGCCGTACGCCGCCTGCCCGCCCGCGAACCGGCGCAGCATGTCGACGGTCCGCTCCACCGCCTGCCCGGGCGCGTCGGTCAGGGACCGGGCCACGATCTGCTCCGACCAGTAGCGGCTCGACGCGATCTGGAACGAGTAGCGGCTGCCGTCGAAGCTCACCTGCAGGGTCACGTCGCCCGGCCGGACGACCGGCTCGGCCATGGGGGCGCGGCGGTGCTGCGTACGCTCCTCGACCGCGGAGGGCTCGGCGGAGATCTCCAGCGTCAGCTCGGCCAGCGCGGTGCCGCCGATCCACGCCGACAGGTCGAGCCGCAGCAGGCCCACCTCGTGCGCGCGCAGGCCGAACCGCACCGGCGCCGAGCCGGCGGCCGGGGGGACGCGTGCGGTGCGGCGGGGAGGCCGGCCCACGGCTCGTCCACCGAGATGCGCACCACCAGGCTGAACTCCTGGCCCACCCGGACGCTCGTCGGCAGCTCCGCGGTGAGGAACCGTTCGAGGTCGTCGACGGGCGGCGGCGACGATCGGACGCCGCCACCGTGCACGGTGCCCGGCCACCAGAGCTCTTCCCGTTCGCGCGCCTTGACGCTCCCGTGCTGTGCCCCGGGGAGTTCTTCCCACCGCGGCGCCAAGTCCTCTTCGTCCGGCGTGAGTCCGGGTTGTTGCCGTGGTCCGACGGAGAAGACGGTGATGCCCTCGGGCAGGCGTACCTCGTCGCGCGGTCCCGGCCCGGCCGCCCGCGCCGTGAGGAAGGCCCGGATGACCGGCTCGGGGTCGTTCACGAGGTTGCGGACCACGGCGAGCGGATCGTGCACCCGGAACCCGACCTCCACCGGCAGCAGCGGATCGTCATCGGCGGCGACGACGATCCGGTGGTCGGTCGTGTCCACGTCGTACCGCATGCGGTAGGGGAAGAAGAGCTGTTCGAAGAAGGTGAGCGTCCGCCCGCCCAGCGAGAAGAACTCACCGGAATCGGTGGCGTAGACGACGTGGACGCCGGGCCCGGGCGGGGGACGGACCGGGGACACCCGGCGCACCGGCTCGACGCGGAGGATCAACCGCAAGGCGTCTCACCCATCCCGCCATTATGGACCCGGGGCGGCCGTCGTGGCCGCCCCGGGATCCGTCACGGGGTCCAGCGCAGGTACGGGTTCACGTGCCCGGTCCAGTCGAAGGTCGCCATGTTGTCCCAGCCGTCGCCCGTGCCGTTGATGTTCGCCGGGTCCCAGCCGTTGCCCTTCACCGCGTACCAGGTGGGTTCCCAGTAGAAGACGCCGATGGCGCCGGCGTTGCGGGCGGTGTTCTGCACCCAGGCGAACTCCTGGGCCTGGCCCTGCCAGGTGGCCGGGATGTTGTCGCACAGCACGGTGCCGGGGATGGAGTTCTTCTCGCTGTCGGCGTCCGCGGTGGTGAACTGGTACGCCGTCTCCGCGATCACCACCGGCTTGCCGTAGCGGGCGCGCACGTCGGTGATCACGTTGTACAGGTTCGCCAGCGTGCCGTGCCACATGCAGTAGTACGACAGGGCCGTGACGTCCCACTGCACGCCCTGGGCGCGGATGCCGTCGTAGAACCAGTGCGCGTTCGCCGTGCTGTCCGCGTCCGCGGTGTGGATCATCACCTGGGTGCCGGCGTTGCACGCCTTGGTCGCGGCGTACCCCTGCTTGAGCAGGCTCGCCAGCGGCGCGAAGTCGTTGTTCGTGACCCGCCCCTCGGGCCACAGCATGCCCACGTTGATCTCGTTGCCGATCTGCACGCTGTCGGGCGTGGTGCCCTGCGCCTTCAGGCCGGTGCACACGTCGTACGTGTAGCTGTAGACGTCCCGTTGCAGCTGGGCGAGCGTGTGCGACGACCATGCGCCCGGCTTGAACTGCTTGCCCGGGTCGGCCCACGTGTCGGAGTAGTGGAAGTCGACGAGCAGCTTGAGTCCCTTGGCCTTCAGCGCCCTGGCCTGCTGCAGCACCTTCGCCTTGTTGTTGTAGCCGCTGGCCGGGTTGTTCCAGACCCGCAGCCGGGCGTAGTTCAGCCCGGCCGACCTCAGGATGTCGATGGGGTCGCGGGCGGTGCCGGCCGCGTCGTAGTACTTCGCGCCCCGGTCGAGGCTGCGCTGCAGCGACGAGACGTCGGCGCCGAGCATGGACAGGGTGGTGGCCGCGGTGGCCGGGGCGGGGACGGTGAGGCCGAGGGCGGCCGTCGCGAGGACGGCGACGACGGCCCGGAGGTACCTCTGCATGGCGGTTCCTTTCCGGTAGGGAGCGAGAAAGGGTGGTGCCGTGGGGAGAGGGTGGTGGAGCCGGTACAGGGTCTTCAGGCGGGTGAGGACTCGCGGAGCACCAGCGACGTGGGCACCGTGATCGACAGCGGCGTACGCCCGGCGACGAGCTCGCCGAGCAGCCGGACCATCTCCTCGCTGATGCGGTCGAGCGGGTTGCGGACCGAGCTGAGCGGCGGGTGCAGCGTGGCCGCCAGACCCGAGTCGTCGAAGCCGACGAGGCGCACGTCGCCCGGCACGTCCCGGCCCGCCTCGCGCAGCACCGGCAGCGTGCCGGCGGCCATGGCGTCCGAGGCGGCGAAGACCGCGTCGAGGTCGGGGACCCGGCGCAGCAGCTCGCGCATCCCCGCGGCGCCGCTCTCGTGGCTCCAGTCGCCGTGCACGATCGCCGCCTCGTCGACCGGCAGGCCGTGCGCGGTGAGCGCGTCGGCGTACCCGCGGAGACGCTCGACGCCGCCCGAGGTGTCCTGCGGGCCGGCGAGGTGGGCGATCCGCCGGCAGCCGGCGGCGAGCAGGTGCTCGACCGCCGAGCGCGCGCCGGCCCACTCGTCGGCCGCCACCGAGCTGATCGTCGTCTCGTGGCCGAGCACCTTGCCGCACGCCACGATCGGGACCTCGGCGCGCACGAGCTGGCTCAGCAGCGGGTCCCCCGAGTGCGGCGAGACCAGCAGCACCCCGTCGACGTGACCGCCGCTGAGGTAGGTGACCGCCCGGCCACGTTCCTCCGGCGTCGCGGCGATCATCAGGATCAGCGTGAGCTCGCGCGCCGACAGGGCCTGCGCCACGCCGCGCAGCAGGACCGCGAAGTTCGGGTCCTCGAAGAGCAGGTGCTGCGGCTCGGTGAGCAGGAACGCGATCGACCCGGACCGGCCGGTCGCCAGCGAGCGGGCGTGCGGGTTCGCGGTGTAGCCGGTGCGCGTGATGGCGTCGCGGACCGCCCGGACGGACTCGGGGCTGACCCACTCCCGGCCGTTGAGGACGCGGGAGACGGTGGCGTAAGAGACCCCGGCCTCGCGCGCCACGTCGCGGATGGTGGGCCGCTTGCGCCCCGTACCGGGCGAGGTCGGCACGCTAGGGATCATAGTCGCGTCCATGCCGGCCTCACGCCTTGACCGCGCCCGCGGCCAGGTCGACCTGCCAGTAGCGCTGCAGGCTGAGGAAGAGCGCCACCAGCGGCAGCACGGAGAGCAACGCACCGGTGACGACCGAGGTGTACATGGCCGGCTGGGTCGCGCCCTGGTTGAGCAGCCCGCTCAGGCCCACGGTGACCGGGAACAGCCGGTCGTCGCCGAGCATGATGTACGGCAGCATGAAGTTGTTCCAGATCGCCACGAACTGGAACAGGAACACGGTGACCAGCCCCGGGCGCATCATCGGCAGGGCCACCCGGGCGAACGCGTGCCAGTCGCCCGCGCCGTCCATCCGCGCGGCCTCGAGCACCTCGCCGGGCACGGCCGCGGCGGCGAAGATCCGGCAGAGATAGATCCCGTACGGGCTGATCATGCTGGGTAGCAGCACGGCCCAGTACGTGTTCGTCATGCCGGCCTTCGCCAGCAGCAGGTACTGCGGGACGGCGAGGATGACGCCGGGCACCAGCACGCCGGCGAGGATCAGGTTGAAGACCACGGACTTGCCGGGGAAGGCGTACTTGGCGAGGGCGAAGCCGGCCATCGCGGAGACGAAGGCCGAGGCCAGCGCGCCGACGCCGGCGTACAGGGCCGTGTTGGCCATCCAGCGCCAGTAGAGGCCGCCGCGGTAGTCGCTGAGCGAAGCGACGTTGTCGAAGAAGTGCGTGCTGGGCGACAGGGTGAAGGTCGAGAACAGCTCCCCGGCGCTCTTGGTGGAGGCGATCACCACCCACAGCACCGGCAGCAGGCAGTACGCCGCGCCCAGCAGCAACAGCGCGGTGGCGGCCGGGCTGCGGCGGTTCCGCCGCTCGACGGGTACGGCCACGGCGGTGGCGACGGCCATGGTCAGTCCTCCTGCCGGAAGGCGCGCGAGCCGACGAGCTTGAGGAAGCCGAAGGACAGCGCGAACGTCGCGACGGCGATGACCACCGAGGTGGCCGCCGCGGCGTGGATGTCGTTACGGATGAAGGCGTCGCGGTAGACCATCATCAGCGGCGTCCACGTCGCGGAGATGGTGTTCGCCAGCGGCCGCAGGGTCATCGGCTCGGCGAAGACCTGCAGGGTGGCGATGAGCGAGAAGACGAACGTCATGATCAGCGACGGCAGGATGACCGGGATCTTGATGCGCAGCGCGATCTGCACGTCGGAGGCGCCGTCGATGCGGGCCGCCTCGGACAACTCCCCGGGGATCGTCCGCAGCGCCGTGTAGAGCACGATCATGTTGAAGCCCATGCCACCCCAGATGGCGATGTTGGCGACGGCGTAGAGCACCCACGACGAGGAGAACACGTTGGGTGCGCTGAGCCCGGCGCTGTTCAGCACGTCGGCGATCGGACTGATCCGGGGCAGGTAGAGGAAGCCCCACAGCAGCGAGGCGATCACCGCGGGGACCGCGTACGGCAGGAAGATCGCGGTGCGGGCGAACCCGCCCGCCCGGCTGCGGCCCCCGTCGATCAGCAGCGCCATGAGCAGCGCCCCGCCGAGCATCAGCGGGACCACGATCAGCCCGTAGAGCGCGATGCGGCCGACGCTGGGCAGGAACTCGGAGTCGGTGAGCACGCGGGTGTAGTTGCTCAGCCCGGCCCACTGCTCGACCCGCGAGCTTCGGCCGAGCCCCAGCCCGGAGATCTTCACCCGGCGCACGCTGAGGTAGCCGGCATAGACCACCGGCGCCCCGAGGAACGCGGTGAAGAGCATCAGGGCCGGGGCGAGGAAGGCGTACGGGGTCCCGGAGCGCCGGCGGCCGCGGCCCGGGCGGTCCGCCGCAGTGGTGACGGCGGACCTCTCGGCGGCGGGGGTCACCGCGGGCAGCGTGGTCACCCGGCGACCTTGAACCCGGCGGTCTTCATGTCGCTGACCGTGGTGCTCTGCATGGTGGCCAGCGCGCCGGTGAAAGCGGCGCTCTGCTTCGCCTCCGCGGCCTTGCCGAACGCGTCGTTGTACGCGCTGTACGCGACGTTGACGTTCGGCCCGTACGTGAACGGGTTGCTGACCTTCCCGGCCTCGGCGGCGATCGCGTAGAAGTCCTTCTGATCGGCGAAGAACGCGGGCGGCGAGGTCAGCGCGGTGCTGGTCGCGTCGGTGGCGGCGGGGTAGATGTTCGCCGTGCCGGCCAGCGCCTTGAGCGCGGCGGGGTCGGTGTTGAGCCACGTGATGAACTCGACGGCCTGCTTCTTGTGCTTGCTCTGGGTGGTGACGCTGGTGGCCGAGCCGCCCCAGTTGCCGCCGGCCGGCTTGGCCGGGTCCCACTGGGGGAGCGCGGCGACCTTCCACCTGCCCTTGGTGGAGGCGGCGTTGCCCTCCAGCACGCCGGGGGCCCAGACCGCGCTGAGCCAGCCGACCTGGGTGCCGTCGTTGAGCGCTGCGTTCCAGTCCGGCGTGTACATCGGGGTGTTCGCGATGACGCCCTCCTGCACGAGGCCACCCCAGTAGCCGGCGACCTTCTGCGTCGCGGCGTCGTTGATGTTCACGGTCCACGAGTCGCCCTGCACGCCCCACCAGGAGGCGCCGGCCTGCTGGGCGAGGCCCGCGAACCAGCCCGGGTCGTTGGCGGAGAACGTGCCGAGGTACTGCTTGCGGTTCGCCGAGTGGATCTTGCGGGCGGCGTCGGCGTACTGGTCCCAGGTGGCCGGCGGGGAGATCTGGAGCTTTCCGAACACGTCGGCGCGGTAGTAGAACATCATCGGGCCGGAGTCCTGCGGGATCCCGTACACGGACTCGGAGCCCAGGGTGACCGCGTTCCAGGCGGAATCGGGGAACTTCGCCTTGAGCGTGCCGGCCTCGCCGGCGACGTCGGCGATCGCGTCGGCCGAGACCAGCGTCGGGATCTTCTGGTACTCGGCCTGCATGACGTCGGGGGCGCCGCTGCCGGCCTTGATCGCGGTGAGCAGCTTGGTGACCGCCGGGTCGCCGCCGTCCTGCTTGTTGACGGTGACGTGGATGTCGGGGTGGCCGGCGTTCCAGCCCTCGACCACCTTGTCCATGTTCGGCGCCCAGCTCCAGTAGGTGAGCTCGACCTTGCCGCCGCCGGTGGTCCCGCCGCTGTCGTCGTCGCTGCCGCTGCAGCCGGCGGCCAGGAGCAGAAGGGCTGCGGCGAGCGCGCCGCCGATGGCTTTCCTCATGGATCCTCCTCGATCGGCAGGCGTGCCGTCCCTGTGACCGGTTACAGTGATACTCGTTTACGCGCGTGTCAAGACCTTGCTTCTACGCTGTTAACACCGTGTAGGGTGCGAACAATTCGCCTGTGACCGGTTACAGACATCT carries:
- a CDS encoding GH92 family glycosyl hydrolase; the protein is MTRRFLAASTAFLVSAAVLHAAPAQAAEPAPVDLVHPFVGTQNFGNTFPGASAPFGMVQVSPDTGGQGGYDYQQNSIYGFSQTHLSGVGCGVAGELPMLPTTGAVSTVDPNEYRSPYSHSDEEASPGYYRVGLSKYQTKAELTATPRTGWQRYTFPSTGAANVLFNTGKANQSVFDSEIHVVGDRTVEGRVHAGNFCAGKDDHTVYFTATFDRPFASYGTWRGSTISKDSRDAAGTGGNGAFVTFDATADKDVVVKVALSYTGLDGARKNLAAETGDSYDFDATRAKLRQTWIDELNRIEIGGGAADRRSAFYTALYHSLLHPNVAGDVDGRYVGFDRQVHTAQGYTPYQNFSLWDTYRPQNQLLEMLAPDVARDVALSVVAIGRDGGWLPRWALANSETNIMTGDPVTPFLVEAWSKGLLAGHEEEAYALLRKNATAQPPAESPYNGRTGQDYYADRGYIPSGLQLGKDCVHKGGDNDCVHPASATLEYAAADAALALMAQGLGKSDDAALFAGRGQWYRNLWDSSIKQFRPRTVDGTWLTPYDPVAADEQFHEGGSYQYQWLVPQDPAGLVQLMGGRAATEKRLDDFFVYDKLLTDPAGTAREDWIASPYDYYAKATYNPNNEPDLLAPYMYHWAGDPAKTATVVRAAMTLFTTGPDGMTGNDDLGTMSSWYVFSSLGLYPTMSGANFLAVSSPQFPSAKVKVGGNTFTITAPGVSDANRYIQRVRLDGRNLAKSWVDWSDIARGGTLAHTVGTSPSAWGTSVAAQPPSVNKAPADDRTHVDATIRPASAALPAGAATAQRATFEVDVVGQAPLAIAPRITATAPAGWKVTVSPRLPKVLVTRHLPIGTTATVTVEAPAGIAAGAYPVEVQAGAPGANTVKRTATVTASQPTTCVAGGGACRIDLTAQRNHDGTATVAATTEGNFDGGGWSYDADLLPPAGPVTWDGVTYQAPDPTGTAKNFVKAQGQSLLLPTGDHSAVKLVATTHNGPVTAALTIGYADGTSAPATVTIADWCGSAAPGTTAVLAMPHRIKAGQGVDGPPVSLFAASLPIAEGKQIRSITLPNDPRFHVYALTLA
- a CDS encoding CHAT domain-containing protein, yielding MRFGLRAHEVGLLRLDLSAWIGGTALAELTLEISAEPSAVEERTQHRRAPMAEPVVRPGDVTLQVSFDGSRYSFQIASSRYWSEQIVARSLTDAPGQAVERTVDMLRRFAGGQAAYGPAAARRWVQETGVGLWQDMVPGPIKDAFWELRGEIGTFTIACADDRMPWELLYPLTRTEDHGFLVEQFPVLRRVFGTLSAQTSSVGHARYIVPGRSPANAREEAVAVHRILGGGADGAEPAYVTDLDDLMAVLDGPDVGLLHFACHNAFSLQQGGSAIAMEGGAFVPLMLNSAVQRRRFADRRPLVFVNACRSAGVAPEYTRMMGWASQFMLAGAGAFVGTLWPVGSARAAGFAEAFYGELTAGAGLGTASLRARQAIVDPGDPTWLAYTAYGDPAATISRAV
- a CDS encoding glycoside hydrolase family 53 protein codes for the protein MQRYLRAVVAVLATAALGLTVPAPATAATTLSMLGADVSSLQRSLDRGAKYYDAAGTARDPIDILRSAGLNYARLRVWNNPASGYNNKAKVLQQARALKAKGLKLLVDFHYSDTWADPGKQFKPGAWSSHTLAQLQRDVYSYTYDVCTGLKAQGTTPDSVQIGNEINVGMLWPEGRVTNNDFAPLASLLKQGYAATKACNAGTQVMIHTADADSTANAHWFYDGIRAQGVQWDVTALSYYCMWHGTLANLYNVITDVRARYGKPVVIAETAYQFTTADADSEKNSIPGTVLCDNIPATWQGQAQEFAWVQNTARNAGAIGVFYWEPTWYAVKGNGWDPANINGTGDGWDNMATFDWTGHVNPYLRWTP
- a CDS encoding LacI family DNA-binding transcriptional regulator; the protein is MPTSPGTGRKRPTIRDVAREAGVSYATVSRVLNGREWVSPESVRAVRDAITRTGYTANPHARSLATGRSGSIAFLLTEPQHLLFEDPNFAVLLRGVAQALSARELTLILMIAATPEERGRAVTYLSGGHVDGVLLVSPHSGDPLLSQLVRAEVPIVACGKVLGHETTISSVAADEWAGARSAVEHLLAAGCRRIAHLAGPQDTSGGVERLRGYADALTAHGLPVDEAAIVHGDWSHESGAAGMRELLRRVPDLDAVFAASDAMAAGTLPVLREAGRDVPGDVRLVGFDDSGLAATLHPPLSSVRNPLDRISEEMVRLLGELVAGRTPLSITVPTSLVLRESSPA
- a CDS encoding carbohydrate ABC transporter permease, producing MAVATAVAVPVERRNRRSPAATALLLLGAAYCLLPVLWVVIASTKSAGELFSTFTLSPSTHFFDNVASLSDYRGGLYWRWMANTALYAGVGALASAFVSAMAGFALAKYAFPGKSVVFNLILAGVLVPGVILAVPQYLLLAKAGMTNTYWAVLLPSMISPYGIYLCRIFAAAAVPGEVLEAARMDGAGDWHAFARVALPMMRPGLVTVFLFQFVAIWNNFMLPYIMLGDDRLFPVTVGLSGLLNQGATQPAMYTSVVTGALLSVLPLVALFLSLQRYWQVDLAAGAVKA
- a CDS encoding carbohydrate ABC transporter permease, encoding MTTLPAVTPAAERSAVTTAADRPGRGRRRSGTPYAFLAPALMLFTAFLGAPVVYAGYLSVRRVKISGLGLGRSSRVEQWAGLSNYTRVLTDSEFLPSVGRIALYGLIVVPLMLGGALLMALLIDGGRSRAGGFARTAIFLPYAVPAVIASLLWGFLYLPRISPIADVLNSAGLSAPNVFSSSWVLYAVANIAIWGGMGFNMIVLYTALRTIPGELSEAARIDGASDVQIALRIKIPVILPSLIMTFVFSLIATLQVFAEPMTLRPLANTISATWTPLMMVYRDAFIRNDIHAAAATSVVIAVATFALSFGFLKLVGSRAFRQED
- a CDS encoding extracellular solute-binding protein yields the protein MRKAIGGALAAALLLLAAGCSGSDDDSGGTTGGGKVELTYWSWAPNMDKVVEGWNAGHPDIHVTVNKQDGGDPAVTKLLTAIKAGSGAPDVMQAEYQKIPTLVSADAIADVAGEAGTLKAKFPDSAWNAVTLGSESVYGIPQDSGPMMFYYRADVFGKLQISPPATWDQYADAARKIHSANRKQYLGTFSANDPGWFAGLAQQAGASWWGVQGDSWTVNINDAATQKVAGYWGGLVQEGVIANTPMYTPDWNAALNDGTQVGWLSAVWAPGVLEGNAASTKGRWKVAALPQWDPAKPAGGNWGGSATSVTTQSKHKKQAVEFITWLNTDPAALKALAGTANIYPAATDATSTALTSPPAFFADQKDFYAIAAEAGKVSNPFTYGPNVNVAYSAYNDAFGKAAEAKQSAAFTGALATMQSTTVSDMKTAGFKVAG